In Humulus lupulus chromosome 7, drHumLupu1.1, whole genome shotgun sequence, the following are encoded in one genomic region:
- the LOC133790945 gene encoding zinc finger protein GAI-ASSOCIATED FACTOR 1-like, which translates to MSIITGSGDHGGRSLSSGNFGRESSGVVGGGVEKEEVLENLNNNNNGSNSFSSTTTSNGSSTHQVLEQPSQQAKKKRNPPGNPDPSAEVIALSPNTLLARNRFVCEICSKGFQRDQNLQLHRRGHNLPWKLRQRSPNEVVRKRVYICPETSCVHHNPTRALGDLTGIKKHFCRKHGEKKWKCEKCSKKYAVQSDWKAHSKTCGTREYKCECGTIFSRRDSFITHRAFCDAIAEENNKTTSLQRQNISSSTQPELVSSIISTINDENDNKYANLQAETTSSDQFKHMMMNMKNPLILDHHHHQSLNNSAMAPGGSFFSRSSLNNMIINNGSTTTTNISSSAPLSFDHHHSQNNDHHFGGGGEFYLSATALLQKAAQMGATTVSSASSAMAPSTYASLDHQLFAKKDHPLLQEYQMNSTSTTATTTTATPPPQFFNVNGNHHNNDIDNNNNNKNVGLFSGLLFDHQNHAAGGGGGDSTFMKEMELSMNNDNASNVVLHGGNSSSSLTTTGGGDVMTVDFLGIGSRPISRQGNFHHDQQKKQVVDVVNNLRFGGGINGSHHPSMQTTLTQFQQHAALMEKHAWEV; encoded by the exons ATGTCAATTATCACAGGTAGTGGAGATCATGGTGGTAGAAGCTTGTCTTCAGGGAATTTTGGAAGAGAATCATCAGGAGTAGTTGGAGGAGGAGTTGAAAAAGAAGAAGTTCTGGAAAACTTGAATAATAATAACAATGGTTCAAACTCTTTTTCTTCAACCACAACCAGCAATGGCTCTTCTACTCATCAAGTACTTGAACAACCTTCACAACAAGCTAAGAAGAAAAGAAACCCTCCAGGAAACCCAG ATCCAAGTGCGGAGGTAATAGCCCTGTCACCAAACACTCTACTAGCGAGAAACCGATTTGTGTGTGAAATTTGCAGCAAAGGGTTTCAGAGAGACCAGAATCTGCAGCTTCACCGGCGAGGTCACAACCTGCCATGGAAGCTCCGGCAGAGAAGTCCGAACGAGGTGGTCCGAAAACGGGTCTACATCTGCCCCGAAACGTCGTGCGTTCACCACAACCCGACCCGGGCTCTCGGGGACTTGACTGGGATCAAGAAACACTTCTGTAGAAAACATGGCGAGAAGAAATGGAAGTGTGAGAAATGCTCTAAGAAATATGCTGTTCAGTCTGATTGGAAGGCCCATTCTAAGACTTGTGGTACCAGAGAGTACAAATGCGAGTGTGGAACTATCTTCTCCAG GAGAGATAGCTTTATAACTCATAGAGCTTTCTGCGACGCCATAGCTGAAGAAAACAATAAAACTACATCTCTTCAACGACAGAATATATCTTCTTCCACCCAGCCGGAGCTCGTGTCTTCAATAATATCTACCATCAACGACGAAAACGACAATAAGTACGCCAATTTACAAGCAGAGACGACATCATCAGATCAATTCAAGCACATGATGATGAATATGAAAAACCCATTAATCCTagaccatcatcatcatcaatccTTGAACAACAGTGCCATGGCTCCAGGAGGAAGCTTCTTCTCCAGATCAAGCCTGAACAATATGATCATCAACAATGGTAGTACTACAACTACCAACATTTCATCATCAGCTCCATTGTCGTTTGATCATCATCATTCACAAAATAACGACCACCATTTCGGCGGCGGCGGCGAGTTTTACTTATCGGCCACTGCCTTGTTGCAGAAGGCAGCTCAAATGGGAGCAACCACTGTAAGCTCCGCTAGCTCAGCCATGGCTCCGTCGACCTATGCTAGTTTGGATCATCAATTATTCGCCAAGAAAGATCATCCATTACTCCAAGAATATCAAATGAATAGTACTagtactactgctaccactaccactgctactcCACCGCCGCAGTTTTTCAACGTCAATGGAAACCATCACAATAATgatattgataataataataataacaagaatGTAGGGCTTTTTAGTGGACTGCTTTTTGATCATCAGAACCATGcagcaggtggtggtggtggcgatAGTACATTTATGAAAGAGATGGAGCTAAGTATGAACAACGACAATGCCAGTAACGTCGTTTTGCATGGCGGGAATTCTAGTAGTAGTTTGACTACTACCGGTGGTGGAGATGTGATGACTGTTGACTTTTTGGGGATTGGATCAAGACCAATTAGCAGGCAAGGAAACTTTCACCATGATCAACAGAAGAAACAAGTTGTAGATGTAGTCAATAATCTGAGGTTTGGAGGAGGCATTAATGGCAGCCACCATCCCAGTATGCAGACTACTCTGACTCAGTTTCAGCAACATGCAGCGTTAATGGAAAAGCATGCTTGGGAagtttaa